Part of the uncultured Desulfobacter sp. genome, GTGACTATCTGATGTAAATTGCAAAAATTTCCTGGACAGCGAGTCATAATTCCGTTATGAAAGAATAGCGGGAGGCAGATGACATGCAAATCAAGCAACAGACCTTTTGTGGTCGAAAGTTTACCGGTAAAGAAATCGCATTAATCCAGGAAGTCGTTGCTACCTGTGGAGGCCTTAGCCGACGAGAACTGGCACATACCGTATGCGAACTTCTGGAATGGAAACGCCCTAATGACCGGCTAAAAGTCCGGGAATGTAGTGATTTTTTGGAGCTTTTAGAGGCCAAGGGAGCTCTAACCCTTCCTGAAAAGAAACAACAGACAAAGATCGTTTCTCACAAGAGTATTCCCCAAACACCCTGTAAGCAACCCCACAGCACTTTGCGTGGCAGCGTAGAAGAATTTACACCTCTTGAGATACAGCGGGTTCAGAATCGAGAGCAGAGGGATCTGTTTAAGGAACTCATCGGTCGCCATCATTACCTGGGATATGCAATGCCTTTTGGCGCCAGATTGCAGTATCTGATTTATGTAAACCGTCCCCATCGAGAAATTGTGGGGTGCATCCAGTTCTCAAGCCCTGCCTGGCGGATGCGTGCTCGGGATGAATGGATCGGTTGGACAGATGAAAGGCGTAAGGTCGCTTTACAAAAGGTGGTGAACAACAGCCGTTTTCTGATCCTTGCTCCCATCCAAAATTTAGCGAGCATGATACTGTCATGTAGTCTCCGGGAACTCAGAGATGATTGGGAACGGCAGTATGGTCTTAAACCCATGCTGGTAGAGACATTGGTGGATCGACAACAATTCCACGGTGGCTGTTATCGGGCATCGAACTGGATTGAGTTGGGGAAAACCACTGGTCGTGGGCGCATGGACCGATTTGGCAAACGTCATGGCGCTGATGTAAAAACCATATTAGTATATCCACTGGAAAAAGATGCTGTTCACCAACTCAGGGAGGGGATATGAATCCAGCGGTTTCCCTTTCTGTTGTGGAGCATTTACCTTCCCCCGTCATTAATCCGGGGCAAAATGCTATGATGATATTGTCAATTTTCTTAATTCCAAGGAGAAAACGACGGGGCATCTAAAAGTGATCAAGTAATGCTGGCAAAGAATGGCAAAGATCATGACTACGAGCTTTGGTCAGACATGTCGTAAAAGAGCCGCACCCATATCATCTCATCTATTCTGGTAAAGTACTCTCCGAATCCTACCACCGGTGTTGTTTTATCTCATGACGCCCGGAATGAGCATCATATTGCTCCCTGAAAACGAATCCCGTACTATCCGACTCTAATTCCAGAGAGGTAAATCGGAACTGAAGCACTGTCCCTTTTGCTATGATTGCCTTTCGGGCATCAATTTCGGGGTGATCTTTTTCTCTTTTGTACATATCTACAATTTTTTTATGGATCAGAATTTGCTCTTGCTTAAGTTCTTCAATTCGTTTTTTTTCGGCTGAAATGCGTTGAGACATATTAAGGAACATCTCTCCAGATTCATTGTACTCTTTTTCAGATTCTCTTTTGAGAGCTCTAATTCTCTTTTTCAATTCACGAACCCTATCCAGATCCGCTTTTGTCTTTTGCCTTAGATTGCTTAGCTTTTTAATTTCCGCCTCAAAATTCGATATATCTTTTTTCTCCAAACTTGAGAACAACTCTTTAAGTTGCTGCTCTAAGGATTGTATATTTTCCCTTATCCGAATGGTTTCTTTTTCAATTTTCTCGATGTTCTTTTTTTGGTTAATGACCTCCAATGAGTCGCCGGCAATTAATTTGCAGTCATTTTCCACCTTCACTTTTCGAAGAATGATTTTATTTCTTGCTCGAATTATCGAGGATCTTATATCGACATCGGTAAAAATACTGACATCATCACTGTCAATAATTGATTGGGATACATGAGAAGAATGCAAGGATGTGGTTTCTGTCGATTTTTTTTGTACCAATACCGTTTTTAAACCTGTTACTTCGCTATTACGGATTGATGCCAGATGAACCTCGCCTGACGCGTTGATCCGGGCATCTTCGATAAGCTCTTTCACCGTTATTTTATTCGATGATACAATCGCCCCTTTAAGCCCATTGGCAGTCAGTTTGTTGCAATTTATCATTTCAGCAGAGAGAATCTGTCCATGAACATAGACCTCACAGTCATGATTTATTTTTGGGCCCGTATCATCCAAATCTCCAGAAATATTTATCACGGGAGAGATCGAAAGGACTCCTTTTTTCGAAAGATCCGGCACGCCGTCACATGCGGCGAAAAACGTATTATTTTTCCGTATCACATTGGCACCGATCCGAATTGGGCTGGCCTCAACATATTGTGCAACAAAGCACTGATTCACGTTTATTCCGGCCTGCCCGTTAGTCCTGCGGATGGATGCCAATCTCGCTTTTTGATGAACAATGACCGGTCTTAAAGCATCCCCTTTTTTAAAATACAAATTAGGGGTCAGCTTGTCATGAACCGGCGTTTCGCCTTTGGCAATTATCACCTTATCTCCTGGGTTCACCTTGTTTTCAAGGAGTCGGTGAATGGAAGAGTTGATAATGCCTTTAGTGATTTTTTTTTGATAAAGCCACAACATGATATTCATTGAGGTCATTGAACTCGGAATTTCTTTGTTGAGCTTTATAAAGGCCTGAAGTCTGTTTTCAGTATAATGGATTTGGAAATATGAATCTAACGCTCTAATCATTTCTTGGTGGGCATTTTTAATATTGCCGCCCAATTTGAAATTAATAATCTTAATTTTTTGTTGCAGCTGCTTAGCAACAACTTTTTCACGCGTTTTTTTAGAAAGTCCATAATCTTGTACAAGAATATCGCCGAGCCACCTGGGTTTCCGGGGCGGAGGAGATTCTTGTTTCTTACTGCCGATATTTGCGTTCTGGTGATCCTCAAAGGCCTTTCTTTCGATTTTCTGGCGCTTTAGCGCAGCCATGACGTCCTTTTCTTCCATCAATTTTTCTTTAAGAATAATTGCACCAAACAGAGCATTTTTTTCTTGTTCCTGAATGACGCTGGCTGCGCTTTCTCGCAAAAGAGACTCCCAGTCTTCTTTTAATATTCGATTCTGCATTAACAGGATTTCGTCCCTGATCTCAGGAGTCATCTCTTTCCTGTTAACAAGGATATCCCCGATAATATGGTTTTCTTGGGTCTTAAGATATAACCGGGTCTGTTCTGAAAGGGCGTTATCAATGGTCTTCTTTGTGGTAAACTGGTTCTTGACTGCAATCTCTCCAAATTTTTTATCCATGGCTTTAATTTCAAGATGGATTGCATTTTTATGAATAAATTCAAGTTGAGACGAATCCATAATGTTACGTTTCAGTAAAGCCGATTCAATAATTTTCAGTCGTTTCTGGAGATAATCCTCGGTGGCAGTGTCCTGAAGTTCTTTGAAGATCTTTTCCAAGTCGCAAAATCGATTATCCGTTGAATTTGTGTCCTCACCAACAGTATTCAGCTTCCGGGAAACGGTGTTCGTGAGAAATTGATGGGAAAGTTTCAGGATGATTTGATTATACTTAAAAAATTCCCGACACAGTGTTTCATACGAAATGATGTCCCTGATAGATTTAACTGCGTCAAGTGAAGGCTGCCGGCCCTCATGCAACTCATTTTCAAGGATACTTTGGGTAACCTCGTACTCTTTTTGGGGAATCAGCTTTTTTATCCGGAGAATATTGAGAATCCGAATATTTGATTGATGTAATAACTTATTCATAAATGGTTTATCTGTAAGATATAATTGGTGCTCAAAGTTACCTGAATTGGGCGTTGTTATTTCTCAATTTATTTCAAAAAAAACGGTAATTCTTTATTCGTGATAAACAGCGTGCAAATATATTTGAAATAATGTAGACATCAGACATTTCATTTGTTTCTACTAAGTTTTTGTATGGCAGATGTCATTTTTTCCAAGACCCGACACAATTGTCCATAATCTGTCCTGAGCATGGCGATAAACCGTGGATACAATACTAACGATGTTTTTAAAAACAGCGTCAAGTCACGGGGGACAATCAGGATAATTCGTTTGCCTTCAATCTGTCCTGCAATGCGGAGCAAATCAGACAGTTGGCTGTAGGTTTTGGCTAAAAGAAGAAACACATCCTGTTTTGGATATAAAGACGGCCTTTTCAGTCTGCCTTGTAACGCCTCTATACCGCAGAAAACTTCCGTTGCCAGGTGTGGTAATTTTTTTTCAATTTCATGGACCAAGTCTTCCCCGTCCACGGAGGCCTGTATATGGTAATAAATAATAATTTTCATCATATTTGATTCCTGACCCATGATAATATCAATAAATGTGCCACAGACGTATTTTTAAATTATATTTTTATTTCAATATGTTATAAAACAGAACGTTTTTTGGAATTGTCATGAATTTCAGACATATCCGCAAACATCTAATGTTGGAAAACAGGCGCTACAAGAATTTTTCTTGAAAAATAGAGATTTTGAAGGAGTGAGAATTATATGACTTTTGTATGACTTTTCAGACAGATCAAGCCACCGGTTTTTTATATTTTTTTAACAGGGAATATAAATGCCCCCTTGAAAGGCCCGACAGACGGCAGGCTTCTTGAATATTACCTTGGGTATGCAGCAGCAACTGGTTGAGATACTTTGCTTTCATTTCTTCTATAAACGCTTTCAAAGGCATCTGGTCAAAATCAATTGGGTCTGTTTTTACGTCGCTGGAAAAATCCGACCCATCGTCGGTGGTTATCTTTTTATCGATATTGGTTGTTCGGATCTGATCGGGCAAATGCATGGGAACAAGCTGGCCGCCGCCGTAACAGTCGGCACAGGCATAGGCCAGTGCACTAATCAATTCCCTCACATTGCCTGGCCAGTCATATATCAAAAACTCTTTCATAAAAGCAGTTGAGGCTTCATAAATGATTCCCTGTTCGGGCGAACAGTGTTGTTTGAGGATATTTTGTACCAGAAGAGGAATGTCGGTCTTGCGATCTCTTAGCGCCGGGATGTTTATTTTAATGACACTAATTCTAAAATAAAAATCTTCTCGGAAATCACTATTGTTCACCATCTCTTGCAGGTCCCGGTGTGTGGCCGAAACAAGTCTGAAGTCGCTTTCAATTTCCTCTTTGCTGCCAATGGGCCTGAATTTTTTTTCCTGCAATACCCTTAAAAATTTTTTTTGCAGGGAAAGAGAAAGTTCCCCCACCTCATCCAGAAACAATGTCCCTTTGTGGGCCAGGCGAACCAGACCTGTTTTATCGGAATCCGCACTGGTAAAAGCCCCTTTAGTGTGCCCGAATAAAATACTTTCTGCCAGATCTTCAGGCAGCGCCGCACAATCAACAATAATAAAATTTTCCCTAAGTCGGCTGCTGTTTTTATGAATGGCCTTTCCAAAAAGCTCTTTGCCGGTTCCGGTTTCTCCACTGACCAAAACCGGGACATCAGTCTGGGCCGCTTTAAAAATTTTTGTAAGAGAACTCTTTATAGCAGGGCTTTCCCCTATAAT contains:
- a CDS encoding DUF4338 domain-containing protein, with the protein product MQIKQQTFCGRKFTGKEIALIQEVVATCGGLSRRELAHTVCELLEWKRPNDRLKVRECSDFLELLEAKGALTLPEKKQQTKIVSHKSIPQTPCKQPHSTLRGSVEEFTPLEIQRVQNREQRDLFKELIGRHHYLGYAMPFGARLQYLIYVNRPHREIVGCIQFSSPAWRMRARDEWIGWTDERRKVALQKVVNNSRFLILAPIQNLASMILSCSLRELRDDWERQYGLKPMLVETLVDRQQFHGGCYRASNWIELGKTTGRGRMDRFGKRHGADVKTILVYPLEKDAVHQLREGI
- a CDS encoding sigma-54 dependent transcriptional regulator gives rise to the protein MPKVLIIDDNRQLCEMLVESLSKDDVIVSFQLTLKQGLDQLFSEQIDVIFLDINLPDGNGLGAIDRINSHPNQPEIIIITGSKDQDGAETAIKSGVWDYIPKGGSSKEFHLSLERALKYRRQKQQRSLENKLNRDEIIGESPAIKSSLTKIFKAAQTDVPVLVSGETGTGKELFGKAIHKNSSRLRENFIIVDCAALPEDLAESILFGHTKGAFTSADSDKTGLVRLAHKGTLFLDEVGELSLSLQKKFLRVLQEKKFRPIGSKEEIESDFRLVSATHRDLQEMVNNSDFREDFYFRISVIKINIPALRDRKTDIPLLVQNILKQHCSPEQGIIYEASTAFMKEFLIYDWPGNVRELISALAYACADCYGGGQLVPMHLPDQIRTTNIDKKITTDDGSDFSSDVKTDPIDFDQMPLKAFIEEMKAKYLNQLLLHTQGNIQEACRLSGLSRGHLYSLLKKYKKPVA